GTTTGTTGCGGAGTGGGTCGACCAGTGGTCAGCCGCTACCGTCCGGAAGGCGCATTGCGCGCTGCCGTTGTCGCTGACCGACTACGAGGCGACCGACCTAGCGCCGTCGCAGACCGACCCCGAGCAGGCCGCGGCTGAAAAGCTCGGCCAGGTGCTCGGCGGTGGCGCGGCGCAGGTTACCGCAGACCACTGGGTGACCTCCTGCCCCGACCGGCCTCAGCGGCTGCACGTCCTGTGGGCCAGCCGCGACCTGGCGGCCGGTGTAACCCGCGAGATGGTCAGGCGCCGGCTCCCCTGCCGGTCGCTGTCGGCCTCGCCGGCGACGCTCGGAATAGTGGCCACCGCGTCCGGCGAGGGCGCCCGGCTGATCGTCGACCTTGGCGTTAACTCGGCCGCGTTCGCATTCGTTGAGTCTGGAGTCGTCACCTACGCACGGCCGCGGGTTGCGATCCGCACCAGCGAGGCGTTGGCGACGCTCACCGCACTGCTGGGCGTATCCCCCTGGGCAGCGGAGACAATGGTCGCCGAGTGGGGCTGCATCCCGGGCGGCGGCCCCATCGCCGACTCGGTACAAAAGAGCTTCGCCCCTTGGCTGCGGAGCCTCCGCTTCGAGCTGCAGAGGACCCTGGGATACCTCGACGGCGTCGGATCGAGCGCCCACCCAACCGAGGTGCTGCTGTGCGGCGGCGGGGCAGAGCTCCGCGGCGCGGACCGGTGGCTTAGCGAACAACTTGGACTCACCGTGAAGACCTGCCCGCCCCCTGCCGCGGCGGAGTGGCACGCGGCCGAACCGTACTCACCCGTGTTCGCCACGGCAGCCGCCCTGGCCGTGTCCGGAGGGTCCGCATGACGCCTTCGAAGGTGAACCTGGTGCCCGTGGCGCTGGTCCGCAGGTGCGAACACGTTAGCCAACTCCGCAAATGGGCCCCCGTGTGGCTTGGTGTCGCCGCTCTCCTGACGGCGGCGCAGCTTCTCCTGCTGTCCCGGATCGAGGACGCCCACACAACTCTTTCCGATCTGCGTCAGCGCGTGCGTCCGCTGCACGCGTTGGTCGAGCGGACAGCGACGCTGGAGGGCAAGTCGGCCACGCTCACGCGGTCGATCAACCGACGCCTGTTGCTCGAACAGTCCGACGTGCCGCTAGCGATGCTGCACACGGTCGCCTTCGCCTGCCAGCCGCACGGAGTCCGGCTCGAATCTTTCCGCTTGGAGGACGCCTCTTCGTCGGCTCAGCCCGACCAACCCGGCAGCCGATCCGCGCCGGGCAAGCACATCGTCCTCAAGGGGTCGGCCGAGTCGGACGTGACCGTGTCGAAGTTCATCAGCGAGCTGCGCGGGCGCGGCCTGTTTTCCAGCGTGCTGTTGGAGTCAACCCAGGACAACGCCGGAGCCGCCGCCCTCGCGCGCACCTTCCAGCTGCGCTGCGAGTGGAATGTGTCCGCCCCCACAACCCCAACCGCAGGCGGCCGATAGTGATCAACTCCGCCCCCACCCACAAGCTCGACCGCGTCAGGCGCCGCATCCGCCGGCAATGGTCCGCCATCGGAATCGCGACCGCGGCGGCCCTGGGCGCCGCGTGGTACCTGCTGTGCCTCCACCCGGCGGCGGACAAGCTGGATGCCCTGCGTGCTGAGATCGATGACTCCTACCGAATCCTAGCAACCGAAACGGACCTGGTTGATCAGTTGCAGCAAGCGGCCACCGGCAACAAGCAGGTCAAGCAGCACCTGGAAAAGTTGGTCGAACGCAGCGCCACGCCACCCGACGAAATCGCGTTCCTGGGGTGGATGAGTCACCAAGCGGTGGGCTGGTCGCTGTCGCTTACCGACTTCCGGCCCGGCGGCCCGGTCGAGTACGGCGACTTCCAGGGTCGATCGCTTCAAATCGCCGGACGCGGCGGCTTCGAGGGGATCTGCCGCATGCTGCACGCGCTCCGCGAGCGCCCGCAGATGAGCCGGGTCTCGGCGTTCACACTCACTCCGGTCGACGACGCTCGCACCCGCTTCGACTTTGCGATCAAGCTAGAACTCCTGCAGGGCGTTGACCGTCGCGCCGCGGAGAACAACGGAGCCAACCCCAACAATGCCTAGCCGCCAGCCCGAGTCAGCAGCGAAGCAACGCATCAAGCGCGCGGTAGCAGGGCTGCTCGCAGCCGTGTTCGCAGGCGTGGTTCTGTTCCCATCGTCGCCGCAGGGCGGCGAGAACGCAGCCGCCCATCAGACCAGCGTCGCGCTCAGGTCGCCGGCCCCCCCTGACGGACCGTCGACTACCTCCCCCAGCAACCCGCTGGAGCTGTTGCCCCGCGTCGACCTCGACTCGCTGATCGGGTCGAACCCATTCAGCATCGCCAGCCTGGCCGCGGCGGCCGACCCGCTGCGTGAGCGGGCCGCCAAGCTCGCGATGTTCGCCCCCGGCGCCGACGCCGGCGAGCCAGCAGACAAGTCGCCCGACCTCCAGGAGGTGGCGGTTCAGGCGATCGTCCACCACCCGGCGCATCCGGCCGTTCTAATCGACGGCCGCGTCGTCGGGCTGAACGACACCATCATGGACGGCTGGCGGATTGTCGAGGTCCGTCCGGCGAGCGTCATGGTGGAACGCATCACCGACTAGTCCGCACTCGGCTTCCGAGCCACGAAGCAGCCGTACTGCATGGCGCCGGTGCGGTAAGCGTCCAGGATCGCCTGGAACCGATCGAGGAAGATCAGCTGCCCCCGGTCCACCAGCCGCGCGGCGCGGTGCATTGCGTAGCGGTTGATCCGTTCGATGCAGATCTCCCAAGTGCGGTCGACTCGGCGGGTCCAGTCGTCGTGGCTCACCATCTCAAGCCCGGCGTCGGTCATCCACTGCTGGTAGTCGTCGCTGGTCCCCAGCGATGGGCAGAACATCCCTTCGCACACCTCGTAGACCAGCTTGCGTTGCTCTTCGGTTAGGTCGGGACCGGCCAGCCAGGCGCAGATGGCCATCGTGCCGCCCGGCCGCACCCAGCCGGCGGCCCGCCGGAAGAACGCGGGCTTGTCGAACAAGTGCTCGGTGCACTCCACGCTCCAGACCAGGTCGACCGACCCCGCCGGAAAATCGACCGACTCGGCGTCGGCGCACAGGAACCGCGTCTTGCCGGACAGCCCTTCTCGCCACGCGGCCATCGTGGCCCACCGTTTCTGGAACGAGCTGATCGTGACGCCGGTTGCGTCGCACCCGCGCAGTTTGGCTAGCCGCCGCGATGAGCCGCCCATCCCGCAGCCCACGTCGATCAACGACGCCCCCTCCGCCACGCCGGCGGCGTCCGCCAAGGCGTCGGTCAACTGGTCCTGCGCCAACGCGGGCGACTCGTCGCCTGTGACCCAGTAGCCGTGGTGGATGTGCCGCCCCCACAGCAGCCGGTAGAACAGCGTCGACACGTTGTAGTGCCGACGGATCACCTGCTTCTTCACGCCAGGACAGTCAATCATCCTTGCGGCCTCCCCTCGTTGCAGCCCCCCTGGGCGGCTGGCGGGTTTTGTCCTTTTTGGCGTCCCAGTGACCGCCGGTTTGACCCTACAAATGCAGGGGGTTGAGGAGTTTTGTCCATAAACGGCGAACTCGATCCATAGGGACAAAAGTCGGCGCCCGCACGGTCGATCCGATCGGTTTTACGCTGGTATAGCAGCCTATTCCACGTCGCGGGCCGCTCTGGCTAAAGACTTTTGCCCCTCGGTTCACCGCACTAGGGACACAAGTCGGCGCTCGCCATCGACCGGCAATCCAACAGGGTAGTTGGGTCACCCACCACCGCTGACAGATCGGCCAACCTCGTCCATTGGAACCGATTAGATGGCCGTTTTCAGCAACGAACTCGGCCAGAATAGAGCTTTCCAGGGCCCGATATTACCCACCAAATTCGGACAGGATCGGGGATGCAACCAACCGCCCCGCTGCTGCGTAGGACGCTTAAGGGGCCGATAACGTGGTCGCTGCATGGTGTTTCCCGACTTTTTCCTCGTTTCCGATCAAATCGCCGGCGAAACGTTTTGACTTTTTCTAAAAGAATTTTAGAATACACACACTAGGCCCCGGCCTGCTTTTCGTAGCACAGCTCCTTTGCAGCCCCAGAGACAGCAGCCACAGCGCTGCTCCTGAAGCACCGGACTGTGTTCATTGGTTGTTCCCTATCCAGCTAGCGTGCGGTAGACGCCCCTGAGGCGATCACACGCTGGGTCAGCTCGGCTGAGCGATTCGGACCAGCTCGGGTTTCAAACAATGGATCGCCGGTTGCGGTGCTCAACGGCCCGCGCCGTCCGGCTGCGGAGTTCTCCGTAACAAACTAATCAACCCCGTGTCGCGGCGAACGTGTCGGCCCCAGCCATCGGTCGAATTACTCGCCGGTCGCCGCAGCGTTCGTCCCTATCCCTACTAGTTCGGAGCAAGCAAGAGTGAGCAAGGTTTCAAACGGGGTGGCCAGCCGAGCGTTGACCCTGCTGCTTACGGCAGCTGTCGGCTTAGCCGTCGGCTGCGGCGGTGGCGGTGGCAAGACCGCCAAAGTCGCAGGGCAGGTGACCATCGGAGGCAAGCCGCTTCCTGCCGACGCCCAGGGGACCGTCAGTTTCGCGAAGGCGGACGACATCGAGGCGACCCCGGCGGTTGCGCCGATTCAGAACGGCCGCTACGAAGCCGCCAACGCCCCGACAGGCACTGTGCAAGTGGTGTTCGACATCTACACCGAAGGCCCACCTAAAGTGAGTCAACGGACCGGCGAGGAGTACCGCGAACGAACAAGCCTGGTCCCGGCGCAGCAAGCTGCGGGACAGCAGGTGACCATCGATGGCGACAATGAGAGTCTCGACTTCAATCTCTAAGTATTCCTATGCGACCCAACGCTCCCTTGCCACCTGGACGGGGGCACACTTTTCCCTAGGACGATACGAGTTAATCCCATGAGAACCACTATGAAACGAGGCGGCGGTTTTACGCTCGTCGAGTTGCTGGTCGTGATCGCGATCATCGGCGTGTTGATCGCCCTGCTGCTCCCCGCCGTGCAGGCCGCTCGCGAAGCGGCCCGCCGCTCGCAGTGCGTCAACAACCTCCGCCAGCTCGGCATCGCGATGATGAACTACGAGGGCACCTACAAGGGGCTCCCGCCGATCGCCGTTAGCTGGGGCCCGGCTGAATACGCCGCCCGCGGCGGCGGGCCGGGCAACTGGTACGACGACCACGGGTGGTACATCCCCGTGATGCCCTACCTCGAGGAGCAGGCCGTAGCCGACTTAGCCCACCCCGACCTCTCCTTTAGCGACGCCGCGAACGAGGCCGCACGCAAGGCCAAGGTGCCGATGATGGCTTGTCCATCGGACATCGGCCTGCAAGAGAACGAGTGGACGATCCCCACCTGGGCCCGCGTCCGCTCCAACTATGTGGTTAACGGCGGGAATACTGTCTACGGCCAGTACACCATCGGCAGTGCAGCCGCTACGTTCCCAGCCTATATTCCTTCGGGCGGCGCACCGTTCATCCCCAGCAAACCGGGTAAGCTGTCAAAGATCATCGACGGCACGTCGAAGACTCTGATGATGTCCGAGTTGCTTGTGCTCCCAACCACCGCGGGCTGGGGAGGGCCCTATTCAGACGCCCAGACCGCGCTCGGTGGTCAACAGTTTAACGGCATCAATACCCCCAACTTTCCTGGCAGCCTCAGCATAACGCACGGGTACGACGCGGTCGCCCGGGTAAACGAGTGGTGGGGCAACGTGCAGTCCGGCTGGCGAGACCAGGGCATCCCCCTGCCACCTAACACGAACGCTCCCAAGCAGGCCACCGCTCTTGCGAGTGCCCGCGGCGGCGCCAATGACCTACCCAAATTCCAAGATCCCTCCAACACGATCCACACCCACATTTCCGCACGCAGCAAGCACGTGGGCGGGGTCAACGCTTCGCGGTGCGATGGTTCGGTGGATTTCTATACCGACGGAATCGACCGCTACCTCTGGAACTCGCTCACCTCGGCAGCCGGCGAGGAAGTGGTAGCTGATAATTAGCGTACGCGAGTCCTAGGGAAACTCGTAAGCCCGCCCGTTTGGCCTCGCGCCGAGCGGGCGGGTCTTTTTGTGCGCGAATGCTGACGCTCGACGTCGGTCAGGCGCCACGGGGAGGGCACGCCAAGACACCCCGCTCTGGGGCAACCGACGTCCTTGGGCCCTGGTCTAGAGGCGTGGAGAGGCGCCCGCCGCTTCGAATCAATAGCGACGACTCATGCCGGCAGATTAGTGCATCGGGCTGCCGCCGCGTTTGGCGCCAGCGATGCTCAGGGATCGCACGCCCAAGCGGTACTTGGAGGGCGTGGTGCCGAGTTCTCGGCGGAACACCTGGATCATGTAGCTGGCCGAGCTGTAGCCCGCCGCTTCGGCGATGTTGGGGATCGGGTGATCGGTCTCTTCCAGCAGCCGGCGGGCGTGCTCCAGCCGCACCCTCTGGATCTCAGCGGCGATCGAACGGCCCAGCGTGTCGCGGAACATGGCGTCCAGTTCGCGCCGAGTCACGCGGGCGTGATCGGCCACGTCGTCGGCGGAGAGCGCCTTGCCGCGGGTCTGATTGATGTACGCTTGGGCGGACGTGACCTGCTGGTTGCCGACCACCTGCAGCTCGGTCGACTGGCGGGTCTCGACTCGCAGGGCATTGACCATGATCGTCTTGGCGCCGCGGGCCTCGCCCCGCATCAGCTTGTCCAGGTACTCGGCCGCGCGGTAGCCGCCTTCAACGCCGTTGAGCACGACGCTCGACAGGCCCGGGCTGCAGAGCTCACAGAGCAGGGCGTCGTTGTCGACGCCGATCACGGCCACTTCTTCCGGCACGCGGAGCCCGGCCCGCCGGCAGGCGTCCAGCACGTGCAGCCCGCACTCGTCGTTGCAGGCCATCACGCCCACTGGCTTGGGCAGGTTGGCGACCCAGTCGGTCAGGGCCGGCATCTCCCGCTCCCAGACAGGCGTCTGGGTGTGCTCCTGAGGCCGGTAGACGTGGGTATCGAAGCCGTGCGAGTGGATGGTCTCGCAGAACTCCCGCTGACGCCGGTCGCTCCAGACGGCGCCGGCAGAGCCTACAAACGCGTAGGTGGGGTACTTCCGCTCCAAGAGGTGCAACGCCGCCATGCGGGCAGCCGCCTCCGAATCGACCCGCAGGTCGGAGAAGGCCGACAGCGGGTTCTCTGGCTGCAGCTGCTCCTCGCTCATGTCTAGCGCTATCGTTGGCAGGTTGGCTGCCAACAGCTTGCCCTCAATCTCGGTGCTGGCCAGTCGCGCGAAGACGCCGTCGCCGGTCCAGTACTCCTCCTGCGGAAACACCTGCTTAAAGTCGCCCGGTGTCACGTGGAAACTCCAGGGCCCGTGCAGGCGGGCGAAGCGCGCGATGCCGAGCGCAACGTCGCGGCCGTAACCACGGGCGGTTTCAATCAGCAGTGCGACTTGAGGAGCGGTGAGCATGGGGACCAGTGGACAGCCAGCGGGGACAACAGCAGGAACGTAGCAGGGGGATCGGACCCAGACCTAGCGCGTGAACCGACCACCTAGAGAGCGGCTTGAACAGGGAACTGAAAGTGGATCCCCTGATTGATTATGCGCCGGCGGTTGGCCGTGGCGCTCGTGTGAATTGAAATAAAAATTAAGAAAGTCGCTTGACCGGATTGTAACCCTTAGATAATCTCGATTACGTTGCTTTTCTAAATTTTGTTTCCACTTTTTCTACGAATCTGCTCGCGAATTACCCAGACGTAACGCCCTTCCTGATTAGGATCGGTAGTTACTCTTCTCTGGTTTGTTCCGAGTTGCGAATGGGGCAGAAACGGGCGGCTGTTCTTGCCGCCCACAGGTTGGTGAGTTGTACTCTTGCGCTGGCGGCGCTGCAGGCATGGGCGTCGACTTAAAGGCATGCCGCCGACGGCAAGAGGGGCATCGTCTGCTTTGGTTGGAACACCGCGTATCTCGATAGGAACTGTTTGTATGTCTCGTCTCACGCACCGCACCTGGAATCCAGCGGCTCCTGCATTGGCAGCTGTGGTTGTCGCAGGGATGTGTCTGTCGCCCGCGCACGGCGTCATCACCCATCAGTACCTCTTCAACTCGGGCAACGGCACCGAAGTTCTGGACTCGGTAGGGTCCGCCCACGGGTCCACCCACGACGGCGTCGCCGGGATGTCGCCCTTTGTCAACACGGCTCAGAGCCGACTGACGCTCAACGGGACTTCGTCTCACGCCCAACTGCCCGCCGCCCAGATCGCAATCAACACCTATAGCGCTCTCACGCTCGAGATGTGGATGGCCCAGACGGGGAACGTGAACCAATTCACGTTCGCCGCCGGCTTCGGCCGCACGAGCGACGGCTCGAACGGCGAGTCCGCCAACCTCGGCTACGACTACCTGATGATGCAGCCGACTCGCGGACCAGCCGACCAGGGCAGCCGCGGCGCCATCTCGCTGGGAACGTTCGACGGCGAGGTGGGCGTCACTGACGGCAACCGTGACCTCAACGACGGCGGCCTGCACCACGTGGTGATGACCGTTACTGACACCGAGTTGGGCTACTACGTTGACGGCGTGCAGATTGGCACCGCTCCGTTGAGCACCGAGTCCGGCCCGTCGCTAAGCACGGTCAGCAACGACCTGGCCTACCTTGGCCGCGCCCTGTACCCGGACCCGTACATGCAAGGCTCGATCTACGAGTTCAGCATCTGGGACGAGGCGCTGAGCGAGCTTGATGTCGCCACCCGCTTCTCGGCCGGCTGCGTCGACACCTGTGGTGAACGGTATCTGGAAATTGACCGTGTGACGGGTGAGGCGACGTTGGTGAACACGCTCGCCAACGAGCGGTTCTACACCTACACCCTTGAGTCCGCGGCCGGCGCGTTGAACCCGGTCGGCTGGAATTCGATCGCCGACACCGGCGACTCGGACAGCGGCGGCTCCATCGACCCCAACGATGTATGGCTAGAAACCTCCAGCCTGCCGACCAACCTGTCGGAGAACGAGCCCATCGATGGCGGCGGCGACGACGGCGCTCTGATGGGTTCCGGATTCTCGCTTGGAAATATCTGGAGCAAGTCCCGCTTTGAGGACCTGACGATGCAGGTCACGATCCTGGAGGCCGACCTGGTCACGGAGCGGATCGAGCCGATCGCCGTGCGCTTCGTCGGCAACAACGACCAGCCGTTCAGCCGCAGCGACCTGGACGTCGACGGCGACATCGACGCCGACGACTACGCCGCGCTGCTGTCGAATCACCTGACCGCGATCCCGGGGACCACCGCGTTCGAGACCGCCCCCTTCGGCGACCTCGACGGCGACCTGGACAACGACTTCAACGACTTCCGCCTGTTCAAGAACGACTTCATCGCCGCCAACGGCGCCGAGGCGTTCGCGGCCCTGGGCGCCACGCCGGCCCCCGAGCCGACGGCGGCCCTGCTGGCCCTGCTGGCCCTGACGCCGGCAGCCGTTCGTCGTCGTAGTTAGTTCGCCCCGGCGATTGAACAAACTCATCCGCATCTTTGCGACACCCTAATACTGGCATCAGCATGAATACTTCGATTTACAGCAAGTGGCGTCGGCGTGGCTGCGTGGCGTTGGCCGCGGCGGCCGCGGCCATCAGCGGCGGCCAGGCGGCCCAAGCGGTCACCATCGCCCACTGGGACTTCGAATCGGACCTCATCGCGGGCTCCGCGGTAAACGGACAGGTGGTCTCACCGGCTGTCACCCAGGGCGTTTTCAACGCCGCGGTCCCCGATATCTCAGGGAACGGCAATCACCTCTCCCGCTTCTCGGTGGCCGACGCCGGCTTTGCGGTGATGCAGTACAGCAACGTCGTGCTGCCTGGCAGCAAGACGGGGTCTACCCTCAGCGTGGTCGGCGCCCCTGGCGACTGCTGTGAGGTCCTCTCTTCGGACGGCGACCTTGAGGTCGGCGGCAACAAGGTGGCCGACTCTTTGACGGCCTGGACGATCGAGGCGTCGGTCAACTTCACCGACTCCGCGGGCTGGCAGACGATCGTTGGCAAGGACGGCTTCGGACAGGCCACCAACGGCGACGGCAACCAGGCCACGCTCTACTTCCAAAAGAAGGGCGACGGCTCCGAAGGG
This genomic interval from Posidoniimonas corsicana contains the following:
- a CDS encoding PilN domain-containing protein, producing MTPSKVNLVPVALVRRCEHVSQLRKWAPVWLGVAALLTAAQLLLLSRIEDAHTTLSDLRQRVRPLHALVERTATLEGKSATLTRSINRRLLLEQSDVPLAMLHTVAFACQPHGVRLESFRLEDASSSAQPDQPGSRSAPGKHIVLKGSAESDVTVSKFISELRGRGLFSSVLLESTQDNAGAAALARTFQLRCEWNVSAPTTPTAGGR
- a CDS encoding LamG domain-containing protein translates to MSRLTHRTWNPAAPALAAVVVAGMCLSPAHGVITHQYLFNSGNGTEVLDSVGSAHGSTHDGVAGMSPFVNTAQSRLTLNGTSSHAQLPAAQIAINTYSALTLEMWMAQTGNVNQFTFAAGFGRTSDGSNGESANLGYDYLMMQPTRGPADQGSRGAISLGTFDGEVGVTDGNRDLNDGGLHHVVMTVTDTELGYYVDGVQIGTAPLSTESGPSLSTVSNDLAYLGRALYPDPYMQGSIYEFSIWDEALSELDVATRFSAGCVDTCGERYLEIDRVTGEATLVNTLANERFYTYTLESAAGALNPVGWNSIADTGDSDSGGSIDPNDVWLETSSLPTNLSENEPIDGGGDDGALMGSGFSLGNIWSKSRFEDLTMQVTILEADLVTERIEPIAVRFVGNNDQPFSRSDLDVDGDIDADDYAALLSNHLTAIPGTTAFETAPFGDLDGDLDNDFNDFRLFKNDFIAANGAEAFAALGATPAPEPTAALLALLALTPAAVRRRS
- a CDS encoding AraC family transcriptional regulator, with protein sequence MLTAPQVALLIETARGYGRDVALGIARFARLHGPWSFHVTPGDFKQVFPQEEYWTGDGVFARLASTEIEGKLLAANLPTIALDMSEEQLQPENPLSAFSDLRVDSEAAARMAALHLLERKYPTYAFVGSAGAVWSDRRQREFCETIHSHGFDTHVYRPQEHTQTPVWEREMPALTDWVANLPKPVGVMACNDECGLHVLDACRRAGLRVPEEVAVIGVDNDALLCELCSPGLSSVVLNGVEGGYRAAEYLDKLMRGEARGAKTIMVNALRVETRQSTELQVVGNQQVTSAQAYINQTRGKALSADDVADHARVTRRELDAMFRDTLGRSIAAEIQRVRLEHARRLLEETDHPIPNIAEAAGYSSASYMIQVFRRELGTTPSKYRLGVRSLSIAGAKRGGSPMH
- a CDS encoding DUF1559 domain-containing protein; amino-acid sequence: MRTTMKRGGGFTLVELLVVIAIIGVLIALLLPAVQAAREAARRSQCVNNLRQLGIAMMNYEGTYKGLPPIAVSWGPAEYAARGGGPGNWYDDHGWYIPVMPYLEEQAVADLAHPDLSFSDAANEAARKAKVPMMACPSDIGLQENEWTIPTWARVRSNYVVNGGNTVYGQYTIGSAAATFPAYIPSGGAPFIPSKPGKLSKIIDGTSKTLMMSELLVLPTTAGWGGPYSDAQTALGGQQFNGINTPNFPGSLSITHGYDAVARVNEWWGNVQSGWRDQGIPLPPNTNAPKQATALASARGGANDLPKFQDPSNTIHTHISARSKHVGGVNASRCDGSVDFYTDGIDRYLWNSLTSAAGEEVVADN
- a CDS encoding class I SAM-dependent methyltransferase; this encodes MIDCPGVKKQVIRRHYNVSTLFYRLLWGRHIHHGYWVTGDESPALAQDQLTDALADAAGVAEGASLIDVGCGMGGSSRRLAKLRGCDATGVTISSFQKRWATMAAWREGLSGKTRFLCADAESVDFPAGSVDLVWSVECTEHLFDKPAFFRRAAGWVRPGGTMAICAWLAGPDLTEEQRKLVYEVCEGMFCPSLGTSDDYQQWMTDAGLEMVSHDDWTRRVDRTWEICIERINRYAMHRAARLVDRGQLIFLDRFQAILDAYRTGAMQYGCFVARKPSAD